Proteins encoded by one window of Erysipelothrix rhusiopathiae:
- a CDS encoding potassium channel family protein, with product MTNKTVAILGLGLFGASIAKTLARHKVDVIAMDSKMERVEEVANLVEHAVQADFTKLEQLEAADVANADIAIIASGERLESTILGVLNLKKLGCKHVIVKTKNMDYYEVLKKVGADRVVLPEVEMGKRLANEIAKHSVIDALRIDDRYNIVEIHALSSWYGRSINDLNLRQEYGFNILGMKCDNNQEFQILVSPEYKVREGDLFFVLVEEKDLQRFNDLEDHNE from the coding sequence ATGACAAATAAAACTGTTGCTATCTTAGGGCTTGGATTATTTGGAGCATCGATTGCGAAAACATTAGCGCGACATAAAGTTGATGTTATTGCGATGGATTCGAAAATGGAACGTGTTGAAGAAGTAGCGAATTTAGTGGAGCATGCTGTTCAAGCCGACTTCACCAAACTTGAACAACTCGAAGCTGCGGATGTCGCAAATGCCGATATCGCAATTATTGCGTCGGGAGAACGTTTGGAATCCACAATCCTCGGTGTTCTAAATCTTAAAAAGTTGGGTTGTAAACATGTTATTGTGAAAACAAAAAATATGGATTACTATGAAGTTCTGAAAAAAGTAGGTGCTGATCGTGTCGTGTTACCTGAAGTAGAAATGGGAAAACGACTTGCGAATGAGATTGCGAAACATAGTGTAATTGATGCCTTGAGAATTGATGATCGATACAATATTGTCGAGATTCATGCACTTTCATCATGGTATGGTAGAAGCATTAACGACTTAAACCTTCGTCAAGAGTATGGTTTTAATATTCTTGGGATGAAGTGTGATAATAATCAAGAGTTTCAAATTCTTGTGAGTCCAGAATACAAAGTACGTGAAGGGGATCTCTTCTTTGTACTTGTAGAAGAAAAAGACTTACAACGATTTAATGATCTAGAAGATCACAATGAATAA
- the trxA gene encoding thioredoxin translates to MALHITDKDFKEQTSEGLVFVDFFAEWCGPCKMLAPVIDELAEKYEGKIKVAKLDIDENRQTATEFNVMSIPTMILFKDGEPVEKISGFQPKQALEKYLDSKI, encoded by the coding sequence ATGGCATTACATATAACAGATAAAGACTTTAAAGAACAAACCTCAGAGGGACTCGTATTTGTAGATTTCTTCGCTGAATGGTGTGGACCATGTAAAATGCTTGCACCTGTAATTGATGAACTTGCAGAAAAATACGAAGGTAAAATCAAAGTTGCGAAGTTAGACATTGATGAAAACCGTCAAACTGCTACAGAGTTTAACGTTATGAGTATCCCAACAATGATCTTGTTTAAAGATGGAGAACCTGTTGAGAAAATCAGTGGCTTCCAACCAAAACAAGCGCTTGAGAAATACTTAGACAGTAAAATATAA
- a CDS encoding metal-sensitive transcriptional regulator, which translates to MTCEKQLLNRLKRAEGQIRGVTRMLEEGESCQDVLVQLTAVRSSVDRIIKLIAVDNLLDCVDESGRDHERVQDAINLIVKSR; encoded by the coding sequence ATGACATGTGAAAAACAATTATTAAACCGTTTAAAACGTGCTGAAGGCCAGATACGTGGTGTTACGCGTATGCTTGAAGAAGGCGAGAGCTGTCAAGATGTTTTGGTTCAGTTAACGGCTGTACGATCAAGTGTTGATCGTATTATTAAATTAATAGCAGTAGATAATCTACTTGATTGTGTAGATGAATCCGGTCGTGATCATGAACGTGTTCAAGATGCGATTAATCTCATTGTAAAGTCTCGCTAA
- a CDS encoding rhodanese-like domain-containing protein produces the protein MYKTIMTPELESLLSRKENLNIVDVRDVWEFESGHIKGALNIPLGELEDQYKKLSKDKMYHIICLTGHRSQEASRFLSNQGFNVVNVMGGMSIYKGAMSQ, from the coding sequence ATGTATAAAACTATTATGACCCCAGAATTGGAATCACTGTTAAGTCGTAAAGAAAATTTGAATATTGTTGATGTTCGGGATGTATGGGAGTTTGAAAGTGGCCATATCAAAGGTGCGCTGAATATTCCTCTTGGTGAATTGGAAGACCAGTATAAGAAGCTTTCTAAAGACAAGATGTATCATATCATTTGTCTAACCGGTCATCGTTCTCAAGAAGCGTCACGTTTTCTTTCGAATCAAGGATTTAACGTTGTGAATGTAATGGGCGGTATGTCGATTTATAAGGGAGCGATGTCACAATGA